ATAAACAGCCTTGTATTTTCCCCCCTGTGCTAATCTGTTATGAAATGCCACAGTCTTCTGTGAGAGTGCTAACATTCCTCATGCAATGTTAGAATAAATACCTCACTTGAGTGCTATGCAACTGCAATTTATACTAGCACTAGATGTATTTGTGCATCAGTCTGTGAATCAGACTTGGAATAAAACAAGATATACATCAGGTTAAATAAAGTTGGTACATTTGATAAAGTTATATGTACAAGCCTGTTTCCCTACAGCAATAGTAACATAATGATTTACTGAATGCACAAACCAAAGGACACTGCAAAACAAGAAGTCATGTTGCCCATATGAAaagttccaaaatccatatagtgtaatgtctttattaggccaactcaaagaccacaaaaatgtgtaagtttcctaggagctccatcagacaagcgttttattgtacgcttgttactgggcactcacagatgttcatgggCCCCTCTCAGGACATCATCTGCCTCCAGggcccctcccaccccttctagccttcttcgcacaacaaaaaaacaccccagtaagtccgaacATGCCGCTAtctcctcctgtgtgcaggaaaagcagcgagatcaaaacagcccactgaatgggccaggtgcatgttgtttacttcctcttttctctcccttgagattgaggaagtaatgagggccaAATGCCCGGCCCTAGAATTGATGATAGCGAAAtgcaattctccccccacccccagtgatgATGCTCTAGATCTCCAGATCTaaataatatctttattaggtcAACTCAAAGATAACCAAAATATTGTGCTATCTGAGTTTGcgtaataaaggtattataccaTACggattttcaaaaaattctaaaTATCCTTTGTACATCTCCTAAGCGTTAGAAGTGCTTCATGTACTTATGTCAGCAATCCTTAGAACAACTCTGTCGGCCTGTGTTACATTATTTCAATATTAAAGACGGTGCGCTGGGTCTGAGAAAGATCGGCTTGCCTATAGCCTCACGGCGAAAGTTCAGTCAAAGGCTTAATATAGACGAGGAAAAGATCTTTTTCGAAAATAACCCCTATTAGCCTCCTCCTGGGCATACAAAAACAAATGAATGGCCTGATGACGATAAAGATAATGCACTAATAAATATCTTTTGAACCCTACTGTGACGCCTCCTGCTCCCTGTGCCTAGATTAATATCATTATCCATTTCGCCCTCCGCGCCCCTGGCTCTCCACAGCCGCCTATGCTCCCTGCCCCACGTCCTCTCCTGCGCGCTTCCGATAAACACCACACCAAGCACGTCCACAACAAGCTTCTATCTGATCTCTCTatcggtgagaaggaggaggcgtCGGCGGCGTCACGCCTCTCTCTCCGTCCCTCCCTCGCACCCATGTCTTTAGCCGCCAGACTGTACCCACTGAATTCTCCGACATCACGGACCTCATAGACTCAAGCGCCAAGAGGaagcccctccctcctctctctggctCTGTCCGCTCGCCCCTCCCGCAGCTGAGTCAACAGCGCCTCCATGCTGACGCACAGAACGGATGAACGGTTCGCCCTTCCTCGCCCCCTCTCCGTCGTCTGCCTTCCTCCCATTGGTAGGAACCCAGGCCCCGCCCTCTCGCTAACTTTCCttgcggggggggaggggaaagtataagagagaggaggagagaagaaaaaagacCCATCAACCGACTCCTTCCAACACTTCCTTCTGCCGCCGGCCAATCACGGAGCGGGGTGTCATTTCTTGGCCAATCTGGAAGGGAGATTTGGCGTCCGCGAGACGGAACGCCCGGTTTCTGTGATGCAGCGGCTCGGGGGCGGCGTCATTGGCTGTTGCTggccccgccccgcctccctgagtgtggtgggggatgggggggaaggccgccTCTTGTCTGTGTCTCTCGATCTGTTTACTCCTCGCGCTCGGTCCCCAGCGGTGGCTGCGGCAGCGCTgagtgggtggcagcagcggcagcagcagctgggccGGCGGCGCAGATCGGCACTCCGCGCCAGTTCCCCGCAACACCATCCCGCCTTCGCTCTTTCCAACGTAGCCCCGCTGCGGGACTAAGGCAGAGCAAGAGAAAAGAGTTCATTAGTTAGTGGGTTCGTTGGGGAGGGCCATGAAAACGGAGATCTCCACGGCTGCGGGCTTCATCACCCGCCTCCTCCGGACGCCCGGCGGCATCGGCGACGAGGAGCTGCGCTGCTTCAGCGAGTCCCTCCAGGAGGCGCTACGAGGTGAGGCGGCTCGGGGAAGGGGCGGCAGGAGGCGCCCCCACGCGGGCTCCCACGctcccccctctgccccaccGTCTGATCGGAGGTGGGGGGACATGGAGGGGGAGTCCTGCGAGGATCTCAGCCGCCCTCGCCCCATCGCGCGGGGGAGtcgatgccgccgccgccgccgcctgccacAAAGAGGAAGCCCGACACGGCGCGGCCGAAGCAGCTGCCGCCGCCTCTGCCACCGTCTCTGCTGGGTCCCTCATAAGTTCCCCCAACTCCTTCTGCCCCAGGTCCCGCCGTCTCTCGTGCTCGTTCCCTAACCTCGCTCCTAACGCTCTCAGGTCCGTCACTTttcccttctcttcttccccccgctcccccaccccaactacTCCAACCCCTCAGGCGACTGAGGAGATTAAACTCTTCCCCAATTTGAGCCCCTCAGAAcgggccgtgggggggggggattaacgACAGGCGCGCGCGCACTCGGTGGGGGAGCGGAAGGGCAGCCTCTTCGCCTCAGCACTCCCCGTTTGTCATCAGTGAATGATACTGTTTTTCCAGTCATACTATGGCTAAACGGGCTTCTCTCcgtcctcctcccccgccccttctCGGGCTCCTTGtcggttgttttttttttaactctcctTTGCAGCCCTTCGTGTTTTGAGTCGTTGGACAGATGGACAGGCGGCAGAAACACAAGGGGCTGATGCCTGCCTGAGTGCCTATTATGCAGGCTGTAACTCTTCTCCCTTTTCTCCCCTTTGTTCCTGTTTACAGACCATTATAAGCACCACTGGTTccccctgatgccctccaaaggcTCGGGATACCGCTGCATTCGGATCAATCACAAGATGGACCCCTTGATAGGAAAGGCAGCAGTCATGATCGGACTAAGCCACGAGAGACTCTTCCAGCTTCTGCCCAGCGAATTAACTCTTTGGGTCGACCCCTTTGAGGTGTCCTATCGGATCGGGGAAGATGGGTCTATCTGTGCCCTCTATGAAGGCCCTCAGCCAGCAGTGAAGAATGCCAAAGCTCTTGAGAGCAGGAGCAGCTGTAAAGAGGAGTGGAGAATTGGCAGAGCCAGCCCTTCCAAGAACTACAACATGATGACAgtttccagttaaaaaaaaaaaaacacattcgcTGTACAATGATGTATGTATGTAGCCCACTTTGATAATGAAGTTAGATGATGTAATTGATATGTTGATTTTCACCCCATAGTCATTAAAGTTGTAGTAGTACTGCCAAATTCTTTGTTTTGTGGCCAAGGGCTAATGTATAAAAACAGTTCTTTAACTGTCTACTTTTTTCTGGATTGTATACTGTAAATGAAATTGTACAGTCAAGACGATTGTTTTACAGATTTAtattttggaaaaaaatccttggctatttgtaataaaaatgaaattaaattaactctttttttaaaagtggctttTAGTTCACAATAACTCCCCCCATCTATTTATTGAGCAATAATTTCGGGGTGGGTAGAGGGAGGCAGACGGGTGAGAGGGCGAGAATTAAA
This window of the Elgaria multicarinata webbii isolate HBS135686 ecotype San Diego chromosome 3, rElgMul1.1.pri, whole genome shotgun sequence genome carries:
- the LOC134395162 gene encoding protein BTG1-like yields the protein MKTEISTAAGFITRLLRTPGGIGDEELRCFSESLQEALRDHYKHHWFPLMPSKGSGYRCIRINHKMDPLIGKAAVMIGLSHERLFQLLPSELTLWVDPFEVSYRIGEDGSICALYEGPQPAVKNAKALESRSSCKEEWRIGRASPSKNYNMMTVSS